In Candidatus Nealsonbacteria bacterium, the genomic stretch TTAATTGAGGAAGCTCAAAAAGAGGAAAAATATTTTAAGAATTATTTGAAATGGACAAAAATTATCAAAAAGGAAGTTGAAAAGCCTTTAGGAAAAGTAAAGGTGCTTATTTTCGGTTCAGTCCTAAAAAAAGATGAAGTGCCCCAGGATATTGATATTTTGATTATTTCACCGGGGTTAAAAACTAATGAGCAAAAAAGTAAAATTCGCCTTAAAATTTGGAAAAAAATTGGTCCTACGAGCCCTTTTGAAATCCATTTAATAACACCGGAAGAATACCAAAATTGGTACCAAAATTTTATAAAAGAAAAGATTGAAGTTTAGATGGAAAATGGGGGTACTCCATTTTAATAACTGGAA encodes the following:
- a CDS encoding nucleotidyltransferase domain-containing protein, giving the protein MKSELDFLIEEAQKEEKYFKNYLKWTKIIKKEVEKPLGKVKVLIFGSVLKKDEVPQDIDILIISPGLKTNEQKSKIRLKIWKKIGPTSPFEIHLITPEEYQNWYQNFIKEKIEV